From Flavobacterium lipolyticum, one genomic window encodes:
- a CDS encoding M20/M25/M40 family metallo-hydrolase, with protein sequence MKKTILLTALVLNGLTSFAQSNDEKNIKLFYKKALTESKCYTWLEYLSNDIGSRLSGSASAEKAVQYTKRQLETLGLDKVYLQEVMVPHWVRGEKETAYILDNKTKTVVPICALGGSVATPKTGLTAEVIEVKGIKELAELGDKVKGKIVFYNRPMDPENIETFKSYGACVDQRYAGAKEAAKLGAVGTIVRSMNLRLDDFPHTGAQSYGDLPKDQYIPTAAISTNGAELLSKSLKVNPSLKFYFKQSCETLPDVLSYNVIGEMTGTENPGNIMVVGGHLDSWDLADGSHDDGAGVVQSMEVVRILKNLNYKPKNTIRVVLFMNEENGGKGGAKYEEVSKQKKENHIFALESDSGGFSPRGFSIEADDANFKKIAGFKDLFEPYLVHSFTIGHAGSDINHLTSKSIVKAGLKPDSQRYFDYHHAANDKFDAINKRELELGAATMTTLMYLMDQGGIVLPAAN encoded by the coding sequence ATGAAAAAAACGATTCTTTTAACTGCATTAGTTTTAAACGGATTGACATCTTTTGCGCAGTCAAATGATGAGAAAAACATTAAATTGTTTTATAAAAAGGCCCTAACCGAGTCTAAATGTTATACCTGGTTAGAATATTTGTCTAACGATATCGGAAGCCGTTTATCAGGTTCTGCAAGTGCCGAAAAAGCAGTGCAGTATACTAAAAGGCAATTGGAGACTCTAGGTCTTGACAAAGTTTATCTACAGGAAGTAATGGTTCCGCATTGGGTGCGTGGCGAAAAAGAAACCGCTTATATTTTAGATAATAAAACGAAAACGGTAGTGCCAATTTGTGCTTTAGGAGGATCAGTTGCTACCCCTAAAACAGGACTTACTGCTGAAGTAATCGAAGTAAAGGGAATCAAAGAACTGGCAGAATTAGGCGACAAAGTAAAAGGTAAAATTGTGTTTTATAACAGACCAATGGATCCGGAAAATATCGAAACCTTTAAATCTTACGGAGCCTGTGTAGATCAAAGGTATGCCGGTGCAAAAGAAGCGGCAAAATTAGGTGCAGTTGGAACAATTGTGCGTTCGATGAACTTGCGTTTAGACGATTTTCCGCATACAGGAGCTCAAAGCTATGGCGACTTACCAAAAGATCAATACATTCCAACTGCCGCAATCAGTACCAATGGAGCAGAATTGTTAAGTAAATCTTTGAAAGTAAATCCATCGTTGAAATTTTATTTCAAACAATCCTGTGAGACCTTGCCGGATGTTTTATCGTATAATGTGATTGGAGAAATGACCGGAACAGAAAACCCTGGCAACATTATGGTTGTCGGAGGGCATTTAGATTCCTGGGATTTAGCAGATGGTTCGCACGACGATGGAGCAGGAGTGGTTCAAAGTATGGAAGTAGTTCGAATTTTGAAAAACTTAAACTATAAGCCTAAAAATACGATTCGCGTCGTTTTGTTTATGAATGAAGAGAATGGAGGAAAAGGTGGTGCTAAGTATGAAGAAGTTTCAAAACAAAAGAAAGAGAATCATATTTTTGCATTAGAGAGCGATTCTGGTGGATTTTCTCCAAGAGGATTTTCAATTGAAGCAGATGACGCTAATTTTAAGAAAATAGCTGGATTTAAAGACCTTTTTGAGCCTTATTTGGTGCATAGTTTCACTATTGGACATGCAGGATCAGATATCAATCATTTGACCTCTAAATCGATTGTGAAAGCAGGTTTAAAACCGGATTCACAACGTTATTTTGATTATCACCATGCGGCAAACGATAAGTTTGATGCTATTAATAAAAGAGAATTGGAGCTTGGAGCTGCAACCATGACAACGTTGATGTATTTAATGGATCAGGGGGGAATTGTTCTTCCGGCTGCAAACTAA
- a CDS encoding YiiX family permuted papain-like enzyme translates to MKKSKYLFPIITFLLSFGCALFVALKVFPNNPFSPTKTKKENTLQTKIQDGDIIFQTSQSPQCEAVRIATNSKFSHCGIIYDINGKWFVFEAVQPVKLTPFNEWIQHGKEAKYLVKRLKNSAKVLTPVVLQKMKEYSQQFDGKEYDAYFEWSDTKIYCSELIWKIYKNAANIELSKLKQLKDFNLTDQRVQKIIKERYGNSIPLDEKVVAPVDLADSDLLKTVIDTY, encoded by the coding sequence ATGAAAAAATCAAAATATCTCTTTCCGATTATTACTTTCTTACTCAGTTTTGGCTGTGCTTTGTTTGTTGCTCTGAAGGTTTTTCCTAACAATCCGTTTTCCCCTACCAAAACCAAGAAGGAAAACACTTTACAAACTAAAATTCAGGATGGAGATATTATTTTTCAAACCTCTCAATCTCCACAATGTGAAGCCGTACGAATTGCCACAAATTCTAAATTTTCTCATTGTGGCATCATTTACGATATCAACGGAAAATGGTTTGTTTTTGAAGCTGTTCAGCCTGTAAAACTAACTCCTTTTAACGAATGGATTCAGCACGGAAAAGAAGCCAAATATCTTGTGAAACGATTAAAAAACTCCGCTAAAGTTTTAACTCCTGTAGTGCTGCAAAAAATGAAAGAATACAGCCAGCAATTTGACGGAAAAGAATATGATGCTTATTTTGAATGGAGCGATACCAAAATTTATTGCTCTGAACTGATCTGGAAAATTTACAAAAATGCCGCAAACATAGAATTGTCAAAACTTAAACAGTTGAAGGATTTTAATTTAACCGATCAAAGGGTACAAAAAATAATCAAGGAAAGATATGGAAATAGCATTCCGCTCGACGAAAAAGTGGTCGCTCCTGTTGATTTGGCCGATTCTGACCTCCTAAAAACGGTAATTGACACCTACTAA
- a CDS encoding PAS domain-containing sensor histidine kinase: protein MIDSAPKYSQNNLHFFPQFEDFFDSSPDLLCIAGFDGYFKRINPAMTKLLGYTEEEILSRPINDFILEADKLTTTNARKELTQDIGLYNFENRYVTKSGAIVWLLWSSFPVAKDRLVYAVAKNITFRKEMEQERNLHLAELTKLNKELRQLTYTTAHDLRSPVNNILAVFDLLDKSTITDPETLELISIIEISTQSLKKTLIDHVALLDKKNEEDDQLEVLHFEVVLKEVLDSINSLVHNSKATISIDFSEAETILFNKTSLKSIFLNLITNSIKYSKPGFLPFIRFNSIHFNETTQLIISDNGIGFDMEKVKDKIFGLHQKFNSNKDSNGIGLYLVYNHVTNLGGHIDVESTPNKGAKFTITFKS from the coding sequence ATGATCGATAGCGCACCTAAATATTCCCAAAATAATCTGCATTTTTTCCCGCAGTTCGAAGATTTTTTTGACTCTTCACCCGATTTATTGTGTATTGCCGGTTTTGACGGCTATTTTAAAAGAATAAACCCAGCCATGACTAAGTTACTGGGTTATACTGAAGAAGAAATACTCTCAAGACCTATAAACGATTTTATTCTTGAAGCCGATAAACTGACTACTACAAATGCCCGCAAAGAACTTACTCAGGATATTGGTTTGTATAATTTTGAAAATCGATATGTGACTAAAAGTGGTGCTATCGTTTGGCTTTTATGGAGTTCTTTTCCGGTTGCCAAAGACAGACTCGTTTATGCTGTTGCTAAAAACATCACTTTCAGAAAAGAGATGGAACAGGAAAGAAATCTTCATTTGGCAGAACTTACCAAACTCAACAAGGAACTCAGACAGCTTACTTATACTACGGCACATGATTTAAGGTCTCCAGTAAATAACATACTGGCCGTTTTTGATCTCCTGGACAAATCAACTATTACAGATCCCGAAACGCTCGAATTAATCTCCATTATTGAAATTTCTACACAAAGTTTAAAGAAAACATTAATTGATCATGTGGCACTTCTGGATAAAAAAAATGAAGAAGACGATCAGTTGGAAGTCCTGCATTTTGAAGTTGTATTGAAAGAAGTTTTAGACTCCATTAATTCCTTAGTCCACAATTCGAAAGCCACAATTTCAATTGATTTTTCGGAGGCAGAAACGATTCTTTTCAACAAAACCTCCTTAAAAAGTATATTCCTGAATCTGATTACCAATTCGATTAAGTACTCAAAACCCGGTTTTTTACCATTTATCCGTTTTAATTCTATCCATTTTAACGAAACCACACAGTTGATTATTTCGGACAACGGAATTGGTTTTGATATGGAAAAAGTAAAAGACAAAATTTTTGGGTTGCACCAGAAATTTAATTCAAATAAAGACAGTAACGGAATCGGTCTTTATCTGGTTTATAATCATGTAACGAATCTTGGCGGTCACATTGACGTGGAAAGTACCCCCAACAAAGGGGCAAAATTTACGATCACGTTTAAAAGTTAA
- a CDS encoding 2-dehydro-3-deoxyphosphooctonate aldolase: MKKIALFIVLIISVTSCISTKSTLKNVDDNAPDLVLKKDNTFSITLFSNDKKYGYDPDYPVNLFFQNTRNEALNETRFLNALAGPNGEKITYTRLETCCPFPTKRSDMGAGFLNVYELKWDGQKKPVKLYLNIYEKGVLMVPMGLRLKSN, encoded by the coding sequence ATGAAAAAAATAGCCCTTTTTATTGTTCTCATTATCAGCGTAACGTCTTGTATAAGCACAAAATCAACTTTAAAAAATGTAGATGACAATGCTCCTGATCTTGTTTTAAAGAAAGACAATACATTTTCGATTACGCTTTTCAGCAACGATAAAAAATACGGTTACGACCCTGATTATCCCGTAAACCTGTTTTTTCAAAATACCCGAAATGAAGCTCTAAATGAAACTCGTTTCTTAAATGCTTTAGCAGGTCCAAATGGTGAAAAAATAACCTATACCCGCCTGGAAACCTGTTGTCCTTTTCCAACTAAAAGAAGCGACATGGGTGCCGGGTTCCTGAATGTATATGAACTGAAATGGGACGGGCAAAAGAAGCCGGTAAAACTCTACCTGAACATTTATGAAAAAGGCGTTTTAATGGTGCCAATGGGATTGCGTCTGAAGAGCAATTAA
- a CDS encoding polysaccharide deacetylase family protein — translation MLKLPAFFFRINYYQIKYLIILFSLFASFLNPIYGQTNLYTNADFIKKLYNDPNYLIFKEKIYKEFKHSHSVYWGEFIKGVNEDLYTKQKIIAFTFDACGREKSYAYDSQLINFLRKQKIPSTLFITGQWIDENYETFLELSKDPLFEIENHGFYHRPCCSNGKSIYGIQGTKNISEAVDEIEANAQKIERITGKKPRFYRSATAYTDEICTKIAKKIGITIVSYHVLAGDAIPFAPKSAIIKNVIHNLKSGPIIIMHFNHPKWNTYEAMQEIVPELKRQGYSFVKLENISPKKNNTQKHRLPI, via the coding sequence ATGTTAAAATTACCTGCCTTTTTTTTTAGAATCAATTATTACCAGATCAAATATCTAATTATACTTTTTTCTTTATTCGCTTCTTTTTTAAACCCTATATACGGTCAAACCAATTTGTATACGAACGCTGATTTTATTAAAAAACTGTATAACGATCCAAATTACTTGATTTTTAAAGAAAAAATATACAAAGAATTTAAACATTCGCATTCAGTATATTGGGGAGAATTTATAAAAGGTGTTAATGAAGATTTATACACTAAACAAAAAATAATAGCATTTACTTTTGATGCTTGTGGACGAGAGAAATCATACGCTTACGATTCACAATTAATAAATTTTCTTCGAAAGCAAAAGATTCCGTCGACTTTATTTATTACCGGTCAATGGATTGATGAAAATTATGAAACCTTTTTAGAACTATCAAAAGATCCATTATTTGAAATAGAAAATCATGGATTTTATCATAGACCTTGTTGTTCAAATGGAAAATCAATATACGGAATTCAAGGAACAAAAAATATTTCAGAAGCAGTTGATGAAATAGAAGCTAATGCTCAAAAGATAGAGCGAATTACAGGGAAAAAACCTCGATTTTATAGATCCGCAACTGCTTATACTGATGAAATTTGCACAAAAATAGCTAAAAAAATAGGTATTACTATTGTTAGTTATCATGTACTAGCCGGAGATGCTATTCCATTTGCACCAAAATCTGCTATTATAAAAAATGTTATTCATAATCTAAAATCTGGTCCAATAATCATTATGCATTTTAACCATCCTAAATGGAATACTTATGAAGCTATGCAAGAAATTGTTCCAGAATTAAAAAGACAAGGATATAGTTTTGTAAAACTTGAAAATATTTCCCCTAAAAAAAATAACACACAGAAACATAGACTCCCGATATAA
- the kdsA gene encoding 3-deoxy-8-phosphooctulonate synthase, producing the protein MNIQHIPQIKHTESGNFFLLAGPCAIEGEEMALRIAEKLVGITDNLQIPFVFKGSFKKANRSRIDSFSGIGDEKALKILRKVSETFNVPTVTDIHTNEDAAMAAQYVDVLQIPAFLVRQTDLVVAAANTGKTVNLKKGQFMSPESMKHAVQKVLDCNNENVMVTDRGTMFGYQDMIVDYRGIPTMQQYATTVLDVTHSLQQPNQTAGVTGGRPDMIETVAKAGIAVGVDGIFIETHFDPANAKSDGANMLHLDYFEGLMTKLVAIRKTVNSF; encoded by the coding sequence ATGAACATACAACATATTCCACAAATTAAGCATACTGAAAGCGGCAACTTCTTTTTATTAGCAGGACCTTGCGCTATTGAAGGAGAAGAAATGGCTCTTAGAATTGCAGAAAAATTAGTTGGTATTACCGACAACCTTCAGATTCCTTTTGTATTTAAAGGATCTTTTAAAAAAGCCAACCGTTCAAGAATCGATAGTTTCTCAGGAATTGGTGACGAAAAAGCATTAAAAATATTACGAAAAGTTTCAGAGACTTTTAACGTTCCAACCGTAACTGATATTCATACCAATGAAGATGCTGCTATGGCCGCACAATACGTTGACGTTTTGCAAATTCCAGCCTTTCTGGTTCGTCAAACTGATTTGGTTGTTGCTGCTGCAAACACAGGAAAAACCGTCAATCTGAAAAAAGGACAATTCATGAGTCCGGAAAGCATGAAACATGCGGTACAAAAAGTACTGGATTGTAACAACGAAAATGTTATGGTGACAGATCGTGGTACTATGTTTGGTTATCAGGATATGATTGTTGATTATAGAGGAATCCCTACTATGCAACAATACGCTACTACAGTTCTGGATGTAACTCACTCGTTACAACAACCTAACCAGACTGCCGGTGTTACGGGCGGAAGACCGGACATGATCGAAACAGTTGCCAAAGCAGGTATTGCTGTTGGTGTTGACGGTATCTTTATCGAAACTCATTTCGATCCTGCTAATGCCAAAAGTGATGGTGCTAATATGCTTCATTTAGACTATTTCGAAGGCCTAATGACCAAATTAGTAGCGATCAGAAAAACGGTTAACTCATTTTAA
- a CDS encoding family 43 glycosylhydrolase produces the protein MKNIHIVTVMLMLVSLSNTILAQNTKIPGKTEWFDPNKKATTYCNPINIGYNYTTENHNGIPESRRSSADPVIITFKGEYYLFATNQAGYFWSKDLSDWKFVYGSFQRKPADDDQCAPAAWVVNDTLFYVGSTWKRDHPIWKTADPKSGQWLRHVDKAMLPTWDPAIFQDDDKKVYMYYGSSGKLPLVGVEVDYNTWLPKGNQAAYEKLYKATEVEDIQRAYGEIKEVVGLDPANHGWERFGPNNDMEPAPWGNFIEGAWMTKHNGKYYMQYGAPATEFKGYANGVHVGNSPLGPFTYQKHNPMSYKPGGFVIGAGHGNTFADNYGNYWNTGTCKISIKDRFERRIDMFPAGFDKDDVMYSITSYGDFPIVLPSKKRNQEKGASSGWMLLSYKKPVTVSTSEECMEVETHRMDNGGKKVYEKFCYGAVNLTDENIQTYWSAKTADPGEWLQLDLGRQMQINALQINYADHKATQFNKAMDIYYQYKIFMSDDAVNWKLVVDKSKNAKDVPHDYVELTKAIKARYIKMVNVHNASGLFAISDFRVFGNGLAEKPQPVLDFKVDRNTTDARNAMISWKKQANTTGYNIYYGIAPDKLYNSIMVYDESSYDFRGLDKGTTYYFTIEAFNENGIGMKNEVVEVK, from the coding sequence ATGAAAAATATACATATAGTAACTGTTATGCTGATGCTAGTTAGTTTAAGCAATACAATACTCGCTCAAAATACTAAAATTCCCGGTAAAACAGAATGGTTTGACCCCAATAAAAAAGCAACGACCTATTGTAATCCAATCAATATTGGGTACAATTATACCACCGAAAATCACAATGGTATTCCGGAATCCAGACGTTCCAGTGCCGATCCGGTAATTATTACATTCAAAGGCGAATACTATTTGTTCGCGACTAATCAGGCGGGATATTTTTGGAGTAAAGACCTGTCAGACTGGAAATTTGTATACGGAAGTTTCCAACGCAAGCCAGCCGATGACGATCAATGCGCCCCTGCCGCCTGGGTAGTCAACGATACCTTGTTTTATGTGGGGTCAACCTGGAAAAGAGATCATCCAATCTGGAAAACTGCAGATCCAAAATCGGGACAATGGCTGCGACATGTTGATAAAGCGATGCTGCCTACCTGGGATCCTGCCATCTTTCAGGATGATGATAAAAAAGTATACATGTATTACGGCTCAAGTGGAAAATTGCCACTTGTAGGTGTAGAAGTTGATTATAATACCTGGCTTCCGAAAGGCAATCAGGCAGCTTATGAAAAACTGTACAAAGCCACTGAAGTAGAAGATATTCAGCGTGCTTATGGTGAGATCAAAGAGGTAGTAGGTTTAGATCCTGCCAATCACGGCTGGGAACGTTTTGGCCCCAATAATGATATGGAACCCGCGCCCTGGGGGAATTTTATAGAAGGAGCCTGGATGACCAAACACAATGGCAAATATTATATGCAATACGGAGCTCCAGCCACAGAATTTAAAGGTTATGCCAATGGAGTTCATGTTGGTAACAGCCCGTTAGGACCCTTCACCTATCAAAAACACAATCCCATGTCATACAAACCGGGAGGATTTGTAATCGGAGCGGGACACGGAAACACTTTCGCAGACAATTATGGGAATTACTGGAATACGGGAACCTGTAAGATCTCAATCAAAGACCGTTTCGAGCGTCGCATTGATATGTTTCCTGCCGGATTTGATAAAGACGATGTGATGTATTCTATTACTTCTTATGGGGATTTTCCAATTGTTCTTCCCTCCAAAAAACGCAATCAGGAAAAAGGAGCCTCTTCCGGCTGGATGCTGCTTTCGTATAAAAAGCCTGTCACTGTTTCCACTTCAGAAGAATGTATGGAAGTAGAAACCCACAGAATGGATAATGGAGGCAAAAAAGTATACGAGAAGTTTTGTTACGGAGCTGTGAATTTAACCGACGAAAATATTCAAACCTACTGGTCTGCAAAAACAGCCGATCCGGGTGAATGGTTACAGCTTGATTTAGGCAGACAAATGCAGATCAATGCCTTGCAGATCAACTATGCCGATCATAAAGCAACACAGTTCAATAAGGCAATGGATATCTATTATCAGTACAAAATTTTCATGTCGGATGACGCTGTAAACTGGAAATTGGTAGTCGATAAATCTAAAAATGCAAAAGACGTTCCGCATGATTATGTCGAGCTGACTAAAGCAATAAAAGCGCGTTACATTAAAATGGTCAACGTTCATAATGCCTCCGGATTGTTTGCGATTTCAGATTTCAGAGTGTTTGGAAACGGATTGGCAGAAAAACCACAACCCGTTCTTGATTTTAAAGTAGACAGAAATACTACCGATGCAAGAAACGCTATGATTTCCTGGAAAAAACAGGCGAACACTACCGGTTACAATATTTATTACGGAATTGCACCAGACAAATTGTATAACAGCATTATGGTTTATGACGAAAGTTCGTATGATTTTAGAGGTCTGGATAAAGGAACCACTTATTATTTTACCATTGAAGCTTTTAATGAAAACGGAATAGGTATGAAAAATGAAGTAGTAGAAGTAAAATAA
- a CDS encoding lysoplasmalogenase, with protein MRNHYFFKSFIVVSILYLIILFLEYQNLDLFLKPVLVPLLGFGVYFRGKFPSKNILLGALLFSWLGDVILLFADIGEIYFILGLLFFLIAHLMYCVLFNKQTKRNTSINKVLFAIGSLLIAFYLVGMVLFLMPNLGELKIPVIIYAAVISTMLLFAFNGSLSWKKTGSLYVLVGALSFVISDSILAFNKFHAPIEKSSFFIMLTYLVAQYLIVIGILKLNTKKAD; from the coding sequence ATGAGAAATCACTATTTTTTTAAATCCTTTATTGTTGTCAGCATTCTATATCTAATTATTTTGTTTTTAGAATACCAAAATCTGGACTTATTTCTAAAACCTGTTTTGGTACCATTATTAGGATTCGGAGTTTATTTTCGCGGAAAGTTTCCATCAAAAAATATCCTTTTGGGAGCATTATTATTTTCCTGGCTGGGTGATGTAATTCTTCTTTTTGCAGATATTGGTGAGATTTATTTTATTTTAGGGCTTCTTTTTTTCTTGATTGCTCACCTCATGTATTGCGTCCTGTTCAACAAACAAACAAAGAGAAATACTTCTATCAATAAAGTTCTTTTCGCAATTGGCAGCCTGCTTATCGCTTTTTATCTGGTTGGAATGGTTTTATTTTTGATGCCAAATCTAGGTGAATTAAAAATCCCTGTAATCATTTATGCAGCCGTAATTTCGACAATGTTGCTGTTTGCTTTTAATGGTAGTCTGAGTTGGAAAAAAACAGGCAGTCTTTACGTTTTAGTTGGTGCCCTTTCATTTGTTATTTCTGATAGTATTTTGGCTTTCAATAAATTTCATGCTCCCATCGAAAAAAGTTCCTTTTTTATCATGCTTACCTATCTTGTGGCACAATATCTGATTGTAATTGGTATTTTAAAACTAAATACTAAAAAAGCAGATTAA
- the prmA gene encoding 50S ribosomal protein L11 methyltransferase, which produces MSNIYLGYHFTIEPKEPGSEILIAELGEKAFETFTETENGISAFVKKDLWDENILDDIYILQSEEFKIEYTIEEIDQVNWNEEWEKNFEAIDVDGKCHVRAPFHEKTNAEFDIVIEPKMSFGTGHHETTHMMIQHLLEIDVQGLKTLDMGCGTAILAILAEMKGAQPIDAIDIDNWCYLNSIENAERNNCQHISVYEGDAALLAGKKYDLIIANINRNILLNDMQSYVDCLNPKGILLLSGFYEEDIPFIDASCTEKGLTYVKKFQRNNWVSLKYVN; this is translated from the coding sequence ATGTCGAATATATATTTAGGGTACCATTTTACAATTGAACCAAAAGAACCGGGTTCTGAAATTTTAATTGCTGAATTAGGCGAAAAAGCGTTTGAGACTTTTACAGAAACGGAGAACGGAATTTCGGCTTTTGTGAAAAAAGATTTATGGGACGAGAATATTCTGGACGACATTTATATTTTACAATCCGAAGAATTCAAAATCGAATATACCATTGAGGAAATCGATCAGGTCAACTGGAATGAGGAATGGGAAAAGAATTTTGAGGCTATTGATGTAGACGGAAAATGCCATGTTCGCGCTCCTTTTCATGAGAAAACAAACGCTGAATTTGATATTGTAATCGAACCAAAAATGAGTTTCGGAACAGGTCATCATGAAACTACACACATGATGATTCAGCATTTACTGGAAATCGATGTTCAAGGTTTGAAAACACTGGACATGGGTTGCGGAACAGCCATTTTAGCCATTTTAGCCGAAATGAAAGGCGCTCAGCCAATTGACGCTATTGATATCGACAACTGGTGCTACCTGAACTCAATCGAAAATGCAGAACGCAATAATTGCCAGCACATCTCCGTTTACGAAGGCGACGCGGCCTTGCTAGCCGGAAAAAAATACGATTTAATCATTGCTAACATCAACCGAAATATCTTATTAAACGATATGCAAAGTTATGTTGATTGTTTAAATCCGAAAGGAATCTTGCTTTTGAGCGGTTTTTATGAAGAGGACATTCCTTTTATCGATGCTTCCTGCACCGAAAAAGGCTTAACATATGTTAAAAAGTTTCAAAGAAATAACTGGGTTTCATTAAAATACGTAAATTAG
- a CDS encoding sterol desaturase family protein, which yields MEEYGKILIIATPIFLVLIIIEKLYGIYKKNDTAPLIDSVSSISSGITNSVKDVLGLSLTFISYESLVSKIALYHLEANLLSYGIAFFVIDFYGYWSHRWAHQINLFWNKHAIHHSSEEFNLACALRQPIASLVNLFTFLLIPAALLGVPASVIAITLPLHLFLQFWYHTKHIKKMGFLEYILVTPSHHRVHHAINPEYLDKNHSQIFIFWDKLFGTFQAELDDVPPVFGITRPAQTWNPIRINFQHLTLLIKDAWRAENWKDKLTIWFKPTGWRPENFEEKYPVTKIENVFAFNKYGTQNSQKLIYWSVTQMLITLLFVTYLFDNVAKIGLPNIFLYGFFILITIYSYSELMDKSKYAIFWEGLRFSIAIGIIMYYGDWFGLNQVIPFSNPVILTYLTLSFLITIYFVNIDFKNYRNQPVNS from the coding sequence ATGGAAGAATACGGAAAGATATTAATTATTGCAACGCCGATTTTTTTAGTATTAATTATAATCGAAAAATTATACGGCATTTATAAAAAGAACGACACCGCTCCTTTAATAGACAGCGTATCGAGTATCAGCTCCGGAATTACCAATTCAGTCAAAGACGTCCTGGGATTGAGTCTGACCTTCATTTCATATGAATCGCTGGTTTCTAAAATTGCGCTTTATCATCTGGAAGCCAACCTACTTTCTTATGGTATTGCTTTTTTTGTAATTGATTTTTATGGCTATTGGAGTCATCGATGGGCGCATCAGATTAATCTTTTCTGGAACAAACATGCCATTCACCACAGCAGTGAAGAATTTAACCTTGCCTGCGCATTACGCCAGCCTATCGCAAGTCTGGTTAATTTGTTTACCTTCTTATTAATTCCAGCCGCATTGTTAGGAGTTCCGGCTTCTGTAATAGCCATTACCCTGCCCCTCCATTTGTTTCTGCAGTTTTGGTACCATACCAAACACATCAAAAAAATGGGCTTTCTGGAATACATCCTGGTTACCCCCTCACATCATCGGGTACATCATGCTATAAACCCTGAATATCTAGATAAAAACCATTCTCAGATTTTTATTTTCTGGGACAAACTTTTTGGTACTTTTCAGGCCGAATTAGACGATGTTCCGCCAGTTTTTGGTATTACAAGACCGGCACAAACCTGGAATCCTATCCGAATTAATTTTCAGCATTTAACTTTACTGATTAAAGACGCCTGGCGTGCCGAAAACTGGAAAGACAAACTCACAATCTGGTTTAAACCCACCGGCTGGAGACCTGAAAATTTTGAAGAAAAATATCCTGTAACCAAAATCGAAAATGTTTTTGCCTTCAATAAATATGGTACTCAAAATTCACAAAAGCTAATTTACTGGTCCGTAACTCAAATGTTAATCACGCTATTGTTTGTGACGTATTTATTTGATAATGTCGCCAAAATCGGATTGCCCAATATCTTCCTCTACGGATTTTTTATTCTGATTACAATCTACAGTTACAGCGAATTGATGGACAAAAGTAAATATGCCATCTTTTGGGAAGGATTACGCTTTAGTATTGCCATAGGCATCATCATGTACTATGGAGACTGGTTTGGCTTAAATCAAGTTATCCCTTTTAGCAATCCTGTTATTTTAACCTATTTGACCTTATCCTTTTTAATTACAATTTACTTTGTAAATATTGATTTTAAAAACTACCGAAACCAACCTGTTAATTCATAA
- a CDS encoding ATP-dependent Clp protease adaptor ClpS: MSTKEKVRERVREKEATGFNNEIIVYNDDVNTFDHVIDTLMRVCSHTPEQAEQCSLIVHYNGKCTVKTGPIEKLKPQCTQLLEAGLSAEIV; the protein is encoded by the coding sequence ATGAGTACTAAAGAAAAAGTAAGAGAAAGAGTTCGCGAAAAGGAAGCGACAGGTTTCAATAACGAAATCATTGTTTACAACGACGATGTAAACACTTTTGATCACGTAATTGACACTTTGATGCGTGTTTGCAGTCATACGCCAGAGCAAGCAGAACAATGTTCCCTAATTGTACATTACAACGGAAAATGCACTGTAAAAACAGGGCCTATTGAAAAATTAAAACCGCAATGTACCCAACTTTTGGAAGCCGGATTAAGCGCTGAAATTGTTTAA